A genomic region of Papaver somniferum cultivar HN1 chromosome 7, ASM357369v1, whole genome shotgun sequence contains the following coding sequences:
- the LOC113299160 gene encoding meiosis-specific protein ASY1-like, translated as MVENPYQNGNRKCSKHIVLALEVKSILVPHQDESNDMEDDEAISLGVDSVPTTDPPNPDNEMSHSMEDDGYIASHVDDIQDRIAELEALLRTDAEIRNIP; from the exons ATGGTTGAAAACCCCTATCAAAATGGAAATAGGAAATGCAGCAAACATATCGTCCTAGCTCTCGAG GTCAAAAGTATCCTGGTACCACATCAAGATGAAAGCAATGACATGGAAGATGATGAAGCGATCAGCTTGGGTGTTGATTCAGTGCCAACAACTGATCCTCCAAATCCAGATAACGAG ATGAGCCATTccatggaagatgatggataCATTGCATCTCATGTAG ATGATATACAGGATAGGATTGCAGAGCTGGAGGCACTATTGAG GACTGATGCGGAGATCAGGAACATCCCATGA